The proteins below come from a single Chryseobacterium sp. MA9 genomic window:
- a CDS encoding transglycosylase domain-containing protein, whose translation MEENKKNAGNKGKTFPLPPKKKKDTSWKKWVSFIWIGLVAVVLGISGLFFAVSQGFLGEMPDVKELENPDIFVASEIISSDGVMLGKFEKEKTQPIVYKDLPPYLIYALQAKEDERFKEHSGIDLYSIARAVAYGGGRGGGSTITQQLAKLLFTGNASQNKVERAFQKLKEWVVAVSLEKRYTKEEIVTLYFNKFDFLFNANGIEMASRVYFNKKTSELTLPEAATFVAMLENPRKNNPYRYPEKAKERRNVVLDQMQKTGYIDAATYEKAANTPIEVDFHPIKSITDGYSAYYKFYLRKEIDKYLETHEKETGKKLNLYKDGLKIYVTLDSKMQKYAEEAIKEHLTDLQKRFDAEQRGRKNRPFYYLNDKQIKDVMLQAMKRTGRYKLLKADGMPEDSIMMEFKKPIKTSRFTWNGEEEVEMSPWDSIRYHKQIAQAGLMSMVPGTGEIKAWVGGIDWQHFQYDHIKQGKRQVGSTFKPFVYATAIMKLGMTPCSAVSNGTYDHNGWHVPGRGGMLTLKDALAHSQNPVAARLIEMTGVDAVIQTARDLGVTEDIPRNNTIALGSSDITIYEMLGAYSTFANYGNHNKPEMIWRIEDANGRVIKEVNVEPKEVMNPMYAYTMIELMKGVAQYGTASGELGRRGISKAVEIAAKTGTTQNNSDGWFMGITPKLATGAWVGWEDRATHFFGTGEGQGAKMALPIWAIFMKKVWADKSLGVTPDDKFVKPSDWKDGCSNLKGLSGGYGDDGSLQTIDEIKNPRPADPTPKKPAEKKEDNINENLHSNDEVDFNK comes from the coding sequence ATGGAAGAAAACAAAAAAAATGCAGGAAATAAGGGGAAAACATTTCCTCTGCCTCCTAAAAAAAAGAAAGATACCTCCTGGAAAAAATGGGTCTCATTTATTTGGATTGGACTTGTTGCGGTAGTTCTGGGAATTTCAGGGCTTTTCTTTGCAGTTTCTCAAGGATTCCTTGGGGAAATGCCTGATGTAAAAGAACTTGAAAACCCTGATATCTTTGTCGCTTCAGAAATCATTTCTTCAGACGGAGTTATGCTGGGTAAATTCGAAAAGGAAAAAACACAGCCTATCGTTTATAAGGATCTTCCTCCTTACCTGATCTATGCCCTTCAAGCTAAGGAAGATGAGCGTTTTAAAGAACATTCAGGAATCGACTTATATTCTATTGCCAGAGCCGTAGCCTATGGCGGTGGCCGTGGTGGAGGTTCAACGATCACCCAACAGCTTGCAAAACTTCTTTTCACAGGAAATGCTTCTCAAAATAAAGTTGAAAGAGCATTCCAGAAATTAAAAGAATGGGTAGTAGCGGTAAGCCTTGAGAAAAGATATACCAAAGAAGAGATTGTTACTCTTTATTTCAATAAATTTGATTTCCTTTTCAATGCTAACGGTATTGAAATGGCTTCCAGAGTTTATTTTAACAAAAAGACTTCGGAACTTACATTACCTGAGGCTGCAACATTTGTAGCAATGCTTGAAAACCCAAGAAAAAACAATCCTTACAGATACCCTGAAAAGGCAAAAGAAAGAAGGAATGTTGTATTGGATCAGATGCAGAAAACCGGATATATTGATGCTGCTACCTATGAAAAAGCAGCCAACACTCCGATAGAAGTGGACTTCCACCCTATTAAAAGCATTACTGACGGATATTCCGCTTATTACAAATTCTATTTGAGAAAAGAGATTGATAAGTATCTTGAAACTCATGAAAAAGAAACCGGTAAAAAACTTAACCTCTACAAAGACGGTTTAAAAATATATGTTACTCTTGATTCTAAAATGCAGAAGTATGCAGAAGAAGCAATCAAAGAACACTTAACGGATCTTCAGAAAAGATTTGATGCAGAACAAAGAGGAAGAAAGAACAGACCTTTCTACTATCTTAATGACAAACAGATCAAAGATGTGATGCTTCAGGCTATGAAAAGAACCGGACGATACAAGCTGTTAAAAGCTGACGGAATGCCAGAAGACTCCATTATGATGGAATTCAAGAAACCTATCAAAACTTCACGATTCACATGGAACGGAGAAGAAGAAGTTGAAATGTCTCCTTGGGATTCTATCAGATACCATAAACAAATTGCTCAGGCAGGGCTGATGTCTATGGTTCCAGGAACCGGAGAGATCAAAGCCTGGGTAGGAGGTATCGACTGGCAGCACTTCCAGTATGACCACATCAAGCAAGGTAAGAGACAGGTAGGATCTACATTCAAACCTTTCGTGTATGCAACTGCGATCATGAAACTGGGAATGACTCCTTGTTCAGCTGTTTCTAACGGAACTTATGATCATAACGGATGGCATGTGCCGGGAAGAGGAGGAATGCTTACTTTAAAAGATGCATTAGCACACTCTCAAAACCCTGTTGCTGCAAGATTAATTGAAATGACAGGAGTAGATGCTGTAATCCAGACTGCAAGAGATCTGGGAGTAACAGAAGATATTCCGAGAAACAATACAATCGCTTTAGGTTCATCAGACATTACTATTTATGAGATGCTAGGAGCTTACAGTACTTTTGCCAACTATGGTAACCACAATAAACCGGAAATGATCTGGAGAATTGAAGATGCCAACGGTAGAGTAATCAAGGAAGTAAATGTAGAACCAAAAGAGGTCATGAACCCAATGTACGCATACACCATGATTGAACTGATGAAAGGTGTTGCTCAGTACGGAACCGCTTCCGGAGAATTAGGAAGAAGAGGAATCTCAAAAGCAGTAGAAATAGCTGCTAAAACAGGAACAACTCAGAACAACTCTGACGGATGGTTTATGGGAATCACACCAAAATTAGCAACTGGAGCATGGGTTGGATGGGAAGACAGAGCAACTCACTTCTTTGGAACCGGTGAAGGTCAGGGTGCGAAAATGGCATTGCCAATTTGGGCTATTTTCATGAAGAAAGTATGGGCAGATAAGAGTTTAGGAGTTACTCCTGATGATAAGTTTGTGAAACCTTCCGATTGGAAAGACGGCTGTTCAAACCTTAAAGGCTTAAGCGGAGGATATGGAGATGACGGAAGTCTTCAGACCATTGATGAGATCAAAAATCCAAGACCGGCAGATCCTACTCCTAAAAAACCTGCAGAAAAGAAAGAGGACAACATCAATGAAAATCTTCATTCCAATGATGAAGTAGATTTCAATAAATAA
- a CDS encoding gliding motility lipoprotein GldH yields the protein MHKILGLFSLILFFSCNSSSGGDVIMNSVDNKWNKKNEQKFNLEISDPQNPKNIIFVVRNNNSYPYSNIRFIVNFTNLQNKKKETDTLNYVLSKPNGEWLGTGFGDTKETLFQYKLNYQFPGKGKYEIGLTQAMRNDNLSGIEDIGVKIETAKP from the coding sequence ATGCATAAAATTTTAGGATTATTTTCCCTTATCCTTTTCTTTAGCTGTAACTCTTCCTCAGGAGGAGATGTCATCATGAATTCCGTTGATAACAAATGGAATAAGAAAAATGAGCAAAAATTTAATCTTGAAATTTCAGATCCACAGAATCCTAAAAATATTATATTTGTCGTAAGAAACAACAATAGTTATCCTTACAGCAATATAAGATTTATTGTGAATTTCACCAATCTCCAGAACAAAAAAAAGGAAACCGACACCTTGAATTATGTACTGTCAAAACCAAATGGAGAATGGCTTGGTACAGGCTTTGGTGATACAAAGGAAACTTTGTTTCAGTATAAATTGAATTATCAGTTTCCGGGAAAGGGAAAATATGAAATCGGTCTAACCCAGGCGATGAGAAATGACAACCTTTCAGGAATTGAGGATATTGGGGTAAAAATAGAAACGGCTAAACCGTAA
- a CDS encoding regulatory iron-sulfur-containing complex subunit RicT, giving the protein MSCGCKTSGDSAHSCGPKKTANGCESVNTCGNSYKLSVFDWLSDINNPAPNRCDFVEVRFKNDRKSFYKNVNNIPLHIGSVITVESSPGHDVGVVSLTGELVKIQMKKKKFSEESALKIYRQANQKDLEVWQEARKKEDGVKLEARKIAQRIGLEMKVTDVEYQGDSSKITFYYTAENRVDFRQLIKDYAGAFRTKIDMKQIGFRQEAAKVGGIGSCGRELCCSTWLTDFRSVNTNVARYQQLSINPQKLAGQCGKLKCCLNYELDSYLDALSNFPSSSTTLETEKGRAFCIKIDVFKKKMWFAYVDSSIAWYDFDIDLVKKLIAKNKRGEKILPLEDLKQPEASAQNIDLIQENSVDRFEKKNRGNRNKSNQNKQNYNQQGQQGQSQGQKRNRPERQDRPERSEKFENPNAQSGNQPRPQKQHPQQKGPVEKVEGSSDADKKPQNNPNKKKFKKKYPPKKDNNA; this is encoded by the coding sequence ATGAGTTGTGGATGTAAAACATCCGGCGATTCTGCACATTCTTGCGGCCCTAAAAAAACCGCAAATGGCTGTGAAAGTGTAAATACCTGCGGGAATAGTTATAAATTAAGTGTTTTTGACTGGCTATCTGACATCAACAATCCGGCACCTAACAGGTGTGATTTTGTAGAAGTTAGATTTAAAAATGACAGGAAATCGTTTTATAAGAATGTAAATAATATTCCTTTACATATTGGTAGCGTAATTACAGTAGAATCAAGTCCGGGACACGATGTAGGCGTTGTAAGCCTTACGGGAGAATTAGTAAAGATTCAGATGAAAAAGAAAAAGTTTTCTGAAGAATCGGCACTCAAAATATACAGACAGGCCAACCAAAAAGATCTTGAGGTATGGCAGGAAGCAAGAAAAAAAGAAGATGGTGTAAAGCTTGAAGCAAGAAAAATTGCTCAGAGAATAGGCCTTGAAATGAAAGTCACTGATGTGGAATACCAGGGTGACTCTTCAAAAATCACCTTTTATTACACCGCTGAAAACCGAGTGGATTTCAGACAGTTAATTAAAGATTACGCCGGAGCATTCCGTACCAAAATCGATATGAAACAGATCGGTTTCAGACAGGAAGCTGCAAAAGTAGGCGGAATTGGTTCTTGTGGACGTGAACTTTGCTGTTCAACATGGCTTACAGATTTCAGATCTGTAAATACCAATGTGGCAAGATATCAGCAATTGAGCATTAATCCTCAAAAACTAGCCGGACAATGTGGTAAGCTTAAATGCTGTCTTAACTATGAGCTTGACAGTTATTTGGATGCTTTAAGCAATTTCCCTTCTTCTTCGACTACTTTAGAAACAGAAAAAGGAAGAGCATTTTGTATCAAAATTGATGTTTTCAAAAAGAAAATGTGGTTTGCTTATGTAGACAGTTCCATTGCCTGGTATGATTTCGATATTGATCTTGTAAAAAAACTGATTGCAAAAAATAAAAGAGGAGAAAAAATACTTCCTCTGGAAGACCTGAAACAGCCAGAAGCTTCTGCTCAAAATATTGATTTGATCCAAGAAAACAGTGTGGATCGTTTTGAAAAGAAAAACAGAGGAAACAGGAACAAAAGCAACCAGAATAAGCAAAATTACAACCAACAGGGGCAACAAGGACAATCACAAGGACAAAAAAGGAACAGACCAGAGAGACAAGACAGGCCGGAAAGATCTGAAAAGTTCGAAAACCCTAATGCTCAATCTGGAAATCAGCCCAGACCGCAAAAACAACACCCGCAGCAAAAAGGACCTGTGGAAAAAGTAGAGGGCAGTTCTGATGCTGACAAGAAGCCACAAAACAACCCGAACAAGAAGAAATTTAAAAAGAAATATCCTCCAAAAAAAGATAATAATGCATAA
- a CDS encoding OmpP1/FadL family transporter, whose protein sequence is MKKILVSTALLAGVLSYAGGFRVSLQGVKQLAMAHTSAHAEDASVTFFNPAGMSFIPSKLSVVAGGFGASNKVTFQNFNTLQSAETDNPIGTPFYAAITYRPIEKLTVGLSVTTPFGSTIKWPENWEGKELVQKMELKSFYFQPMVSVKLAPWVSFGASYIYARGKVDWDKAITQFDGKVNINDENATGHGYGFGFYFRPDPKLDVSIAYRSAIDMKAKSGTATFQFPSQSVYTQLKLNAAGQDGFSAVLPLVEEYTIGLTYKVTPKWQVSADFNYHGWERYSKLTLDFENAPIGNNPSDATILTNPKNFKNSKTFRLGTQYAFTDMIYGRLGAYYDEAPYTTENFIPETPSYDTYVVTGGVGFKLKHFGIDVAGGYAMPQYRKVNNVNIGLNGQSKATAFYFGLGFSYNPF, encoded by the coding sequence ATGAAAAAAATATTAGTATCAACTGCTTTATTGGCGGGAGTTCTATCTTACGCAGGAGGCTTCAGAGTTTCCCTGCAAGGGGTAAAACAATTGGCAATGGCGCATACTAGTGCTCATGCCGAAGACGCGAGTGTGACATTCTTTAACCCTGCGGGTATGTCATTTATCCCTTCCAAACTGAGTGTAGTGGCAGGAGGGTTTGGTGCAAGTAATAAAGTTACTTTTCAAAACTTCAATACTTTACAAAGCGCAGAAACAGATAACCCTATAGGGACTCCTTTCTATGCAGCGATTACTTATAGACCAATAGAGAAGCTTACCGTAGGTCTTAGTGTTACAACACCTTTTGGAAGTACAATAAAATGGCCTGAAAACTGGGAGGGTAAAGAATTGGTTCAGAAAATGGAACTGAAAAGTTTCTATTTCCAGCCAATGGTCTCTGTAAAACTGGCTCCTTGGGTATCTTTTGGTGCTAGCTACATCTACGCAAGAGGAAAAGTAGACTGGGACAAAGCAATAACGCAATTCGACGGGAAAGTTAATATTAATGATGAAAACGCAACCGGACACGGATATGGATTTGGTTTCTATTTCAGACCTGATCCGAAATTAGACGTGAGTATTGCCTACCGTTCAGCAATAGATATGAAAGCTAAAAGCGGAACGGCTACATTCCAGTTTCCGTCACAATCTGTTTATACACAGCTGAAACTGAATGCAGCAGGACAAGATGGCTTCTCAGCAGTTCTTCCATTGGTTGAAGAGTATACAATTGGTTTAACCTATAAAGTGACACCGAAATGGCAGGTTTCTGCAGACTTTAACTATCATGGATGGGAAAGATACAGCAAGCTTACTTTAGATTTCGAGAATGCTCCTATTGGAAACAACCCGTCGGATGCTACTATTCTTACCAATCCTAAGAACTTCAAAAACTCCAAAACATTCAGACTGGGAACTCAATATGCGTTCACTGATATGATCTATGGGCGTTTGGGAGCTTATTATGATGAAGCACCTTATACAACTGAAAACTTTATCCCGGAAACACCTTCATATGATACTTATGTGGTTACAGGTGGGGTTGGCTTCAAGCTGAAGCATTTCGGAATTGATGTTGCAGGAGGATATGCAATGCCTCAGTACAGAAAGGTAAATAATGTTAATATAGGGCTTAACGGACAGTCAAAAGCAACAGCTTTCTACTTTGGTCTAGGTTTCTCTTATAATCCATTTTAA
- a CDS encoding G-D-S-L family lipolytic protein, which translates to MKKIIISTIAVSALLFTVTSCNTDFDTDVKDIPVTKGDADFSKYISLGNSLTSGYRDGALYSSGQNESYPSIIAAQMKLAGGGDFKQPLMPNDIGGFNNLPGFPGKLTLQVVNGSLAPVPSGAAAALDMLSGGGTYNNMGVPGAKSFHLVAPGYGSQAGLATGTANPYFVRFASSATTSVLADAMAQKATFFSLWIGNNDVLSYATNGGTNSQTVGGVTTYSIATVQTGNTNPTTYKSNDISDPALLAGSIKAVLDGLKSVGTTKGVIANIPSVTSVPFFTTVPYNPLTPALLGSNLTTLNTSLYGPLKQALTAFGAGDRINLLSATGPNPVLIKDVALTDLSAQLTAALTPSLGLPTATAFGQIFGQARQATADDYILLTTSSVIGSTAPMVPSPVNIYGISYPLQNQHVLTKTEAGYVKTATTAYNASIKGLADSYGLAFVDANTKMLELNSQSGIVFDGVKYTATFVRGGAFSLDGVHLTGRGYGIVANEFIKSINAKYKSTLPQVDPNKYSGVKFP; encoded by the coding sequence ATGAAAAAAATTATAATATCGACAATTGCAGTTTCTGCACTTCTTTTTACAGTAACAAGCTGTAATACGGATTTCGATACGGATGTGAAAGATATCCCAGTAACAAAAGGAGACGCAGACTTTTCAAAATATATATCGTTAGGAAACTCCCTTACTTCAGGATATCGTGATGGTGCATTGTACAGCAGTGGCCAAAATGAATCTTATCCAAGCATCATTGCCGCACAGATGAAACTTGCAGGCGGCGGAGACTTTAAACAACCTTTGATGCCTAATGATATAGGAGGATTCAATAATCTTCCTGGTTTTCCTGGAAAATTGACTCTTCAGGTTGTTAATGGATCTTTAGCTCCTGTGCCAAGTGGGGCAGCAGCAGCATTGGATATGTTGTCCGGAGGAGGTACTTATAATAATATGGGTGTGCCGGGTGCGAAATCATTCCACTTAGTAGCTCCTGGATATGGTAGCCAAGCTGGTCTTGCAACAGGAACAGCTAATCCTTATTTTGTAAGATTTGCTTCTTCTGCTACAACAAGTGTGCTGGCTGATGCTATGGCTCAGAAAGCTACTTTCTTCTCTCTTTGGATAGGAAATAATGATGTATTGTCATATGCTACCAATGGAGGAACAAACTCTCAGACTGTAGGAGGAGTTACAACGTATTCAATTGCTACGGTTCAGACAGGAAATACAAATCCTACAACTTATAAATCAAATGATATCTCTGATCCTGCGCTTCTTGCCGGATCTATTAAGGCGGTTTTAGATGGTCTTAAAAGTGTAGGAACAACAAAAGGAGTTATTGCTAATATTCCTTCTGTTACTTCAGTTCCTTTCTTTACTACGGTGCCTTATAACCCTTTGACACCTGCACTTTTAGGTTCAAATCTTACAACTCTTAATACGAGTTTATACGGTCCTTTGAAGCAAGCACTTACTGCTTTTGGTGCTGGAGATAGAATTAATTTACTTTCTGCAACAGGCCCAAATCCTGTTTTAATTAAGGATGTTGCTTTGACGGATTTATCTGCTCAGCTTACAGCGGCACTTACTCCTTCTTTAGGATTGCCTACAGCTACTGCTTTTGGACAAATCTTTGGCCAGGCAAGACAGGCGACAGCAGATGATTATATTTTGCTTACTACAAGTTCTGTAATCGGAAGTACGGCGCCAATGGTTCCGTCTCCGGTAAATATATATGGAATTTCTTATCCGTTACAAAACCAACATGTATTAACAAAAACAGAAGCTGGTTATGTGAAAACAGCCACAACGGCATATAATGCTTCTATAAAAGGGCTTGCTGATTCTTATGGGCTTGCATTTGTAGATGCTAATACGAAGATGCTTGAACTGAATTCACAGTCAGGAATTGTATTTGACGGAGTAAAGTATACTGCAACATTTGTTAGAGGAGGAGCTTTCTCTCTAGATGGAGTTCACCTGACAGGACGTGGATATGGTATTGTTGCCAATGAATTTATTAAGTCCATCAATGCGAAATACAAGTCTACACTTCCACAGGTAGATCCGAACAAATATTCAGGAGTTAAATTCCCTTAA